From one Lycium barbarum isolate Lr01 chromosome 6, ASM1917538v2, whole genome shotgun sequence genomic stretch:
- the LOC132645318 gene encoding uncharacterized protein LOC132645318, whose product MANHELIPGQNQDLAVDSENQEIVFDHTHQDMGISQNHGLELAQNHNHEHEMGIADSQNHPGNHEHHEYEHENGLPVEQKPEHENQELPNENNELVVSEQDELGIEENQELDDNLELAVVENHDMGVEPAHEFELHDGQMVLASSAHVLQARQLSIAPDYELHVGQEFPDVKSCRRALRDTAIALHFEIQTIKSDKTRFTAKCASEGCPWRIHAAKLPGVPTFTIRTIHDNHTCGGIAHLGHQQASVQWVANSVEQRLRENPNCKPKEILEEIHRTHGITLSYKQAWRGKERIMAAMRGSFEEGYRLLPPYCEQVKRTNPGSIASVYANPADNCFQRLFISFQASIFGFLNACRPLLGLDRTFLKSKYLGTLLLATGFDGDGGLFPLAFGVVDEENDENWMWFLSELRTLLEVNTENMPRLTILSDRQKGIVDGVEANFPTAFHGFCMRHLSESFRKEFNNTMLVNLLWEAAHALTVIEFEAKILEIEEISQDAAYWIRRIPPRLWATAYFEGSRFGHLTANIVEQLNNWILEASGLPIIQMMECIRRQLMTWFNERRETSMQWASILVPTAEMRVADALERARTYQVLRANEAEFEVISHEGTNIVDIRNRCCLCRGWQLYGLPCAHAVAALLSCRQNVHRFTESCFTVATYRKTYSQTIHPIPDKSLWKELTEGDPNAAQAVEIIINPPKSLRPPGRPRKKRVRAEDRGRVKRVVHCSRCNQTGHFRTTCAAPI is encoded by the coding sequence ATGGCGAACCATGAGTTGATCCCTGGCCAAAATCAGGATTTGGCTGTTGATAGTGAGAACCAGGAAATAGTGTTTGACCACACTCATCAGGATATGGGCATAAGCCAGAACCACGGACTGGAACTAGCCCAGAACCATAACCATGAGCATGAGATGGGTATAGCGGACAGCCAAAATCATCCCGGGAATCACGAGCATCATGAGTATGAGCACGAGAATGGCTTACCAGTGGAGCAAAAGCCTGAGCATGAAAACCAGGAGTTGCCTAATGAAAACAATGAGTTAGTTGTTTCTGAACAAGATGAGTTAGGCATTGAGGAAAACCAAGAACTTGATGATAACTTGGAATTAGCTGTGGTTGAGAACCATGATATGGGTGTTGAACCTGCACATGAATTTGAACTCCACGATGGCCAGATGGTTCTTGCTTCGTCAGCTCATGTCCTTCAGGCTCGACAACTTTCAATAGCACCTGATTATGAGTTACATGTGGGACAAGAATTCCCTGATGTCAAAAGCTGCAGAAGGGCTTTACGTGACACAGCCATTGCTCTTCATTTTGAGATTCAGACCATAAAATCTGATAAAACTCGTTTTACTGCTAAATGTGCCAGTGAGGGCTGCCCTTGGCGCATTCATGCTGCAAAACTTCCAGGTGTACCCACGTTCACAATCAGAACAATTCATGACAACCATACATGTGGAGGAATCGCGCATCTAGGCCATCAGCAAGCCTCAGTTCAGTGGGTGGCCAACTCGGTGGAGCAACGGCTCCGGGAAAACCCAAATTGCAAGCCAAAGGAGATCCTTGAAGAAATTCACCGGACTCATGGAATCACCCTGTCTTACAAGCAAGCTTGGCGTGGAAAGGAGCGAATTATGGCTGCTATGCGCGGTTCCTTTGAAGAAGGTTATCGCCTTCTTCCTCCTTACTGTGAACAAGTTAAAAGGACAAATCCAGGGAGTATAGCATCAGTTTATGCAAACCCTGCTGATAATTGCTTTCAGCGGCTTTTTATATCATTTCAGGCTTCTATTTTTGGTTTTCTAAATGCTTGTCGCCCTCTTCTTGGGCTTGACCGGACGTTCTTGAAAAGTAAATACCTTGGTACTTTACTCTTAGCTACTGGTTTTGATGGTGATGGCGGCCTTTTTCCTCTAgcatttggtgttgttgatgagGAAAATGATGAGAACTGGATGTGGTTTCTCTCTGAACTTCGTACCTTGCTAGAGGTTAATACAGAAAACATGCCAAGACTTACCATCTTGTCTGACAGGCAGAAGGGTATTGTAGATGGGGTTGAAGCAAATTTTCCCACTGCTTTCCATGGTTTTTGCATGCGTCATTTGAGTGAAAGCTTCCGTAAGGAGTTCAACAATACAATGCTTGTTAACCTGTTGTGGGAAGCTGCACATGCTCTTACAGTCATTGAGTTTGAGGCTAAAATTCTTGAGATTGAGGAAATATCACAAGATGCTGCGTATTGGATTCGGCGGATCCCTCCACGATTGTGGGCCACAGCTTATTTTGAGGGATCAAGGTTTGGTCATTTGACTGCTAACATAGTGGAACAATTGAATAATTGGATTCTAGAGGCCTCTGGACTTCCAATAATTCAGATGATGGAATGCATCAGGAGGCAGCTTATGACTTGGTTCAATGAACGACGAGAGACCAGTATGCAGTGGGCATCAATTTTGGTGCCTACAGCGGAGATGCGAGTCGCAGATGCTCTTGAGCGTGCCCGGACTTATCAGGTTCTTCGTGCTAATGAAGCTGAGTTTGAAGTGATATCTCATGAGGGTACCAATATTGTTGATATCCGGAACCGTTGCTGCCTTTGTCGGGGCTGGCAACTCTATGGTTTGCCCTGTGCACATGCTGTGGCAGCACTACTTTCTTGCCGGCAAAATGTCCACCGGTTTACTGAGAGTTGCTTTACTGTTGCAACGTATCGGAAGACATATTCCCAAACGATACATCCTATTCCAGATAAATCATTATGGAAGGAGTTGACAGAGGGAGATCCAAATGCTGCCCAAGCAGTTGAGATTATTATAAACCCACCTAAGTCACTTCGGCCTCCTGGTAGGCCAAGGAAGAAGCGAGTTAGAGCAGAAGACCGTGGTAGGGTGAAGCGTGTTGTGCATTGTAGCCGTTGCAATCAGACTGGCCACTTCAGGACGACATGTGCAGCTCCAATTTGA